A genomic window from Desulfatibacillum aliphaticivorans DSM 15576 includes:
- a CDS encoding damage-control phosphatase ARMT1 family protein, producing MKFYLDCYACFVRQTINAARHAGCDDPVQHKIMIKVLELLQNLSPETTPPHVAKAVHGIIREYSNNPDPYKEAKARCTLAAMELYDDLKAMVAASDDPLGTALRLAIAGNIIDLGVSDEHEDLWHTVDRVLAQDYAVDDEALLRREMEKTDHILYLGDNAGETVFDRVLIETLEKPVVYAVRGRPILNDAIMEDAIAAGLDKVATLIDNGADAPGTILSLCKPEFVEAFNEAPVIIAKGQGNYETLNNAGPKVFCLLQIKCPVIERDMGAPMGGIILRQSTAL from the coding sequence GTGAAGTTTTACCTGGATTGCTACGCATGTTTCGTCCGCCAGACCATCAACGCCGCCCGTCACGCCGGGTGCGACGATCCGGTTCAGCATAAAATCATGATCAAGGTTTTGGAACTCCTGCAAAACCTCAGCCCCGAAACCACGCCGCCCCACGTGGCCAAGGCCGTTCACGGCATTATCCGCGAATACAGCAACAACCCGGATCCGTACAAAGAAGCCAAAGCCCGGTGCACCCTGGCGGCCATGGAGTTGTACGACGATTTAAAAGCCATGGTCGCGGCCAGCGACGATCCTCTGGGGACGGCCCTGCGCCTCGCCATTGCGGGAAACATCATCGACCTGGGCGTGTCCGACGAACACGAAGACCTCTGGCACACGGTGGACCGGGTGCTGGCTCAGGATTACGCCGTGGACGACGAAGCGCTTCTACGCCGGGAGATGGAAAAAACGGATCACATTTTGTACCTGGGCGATAACGCCGGAGAAACCGTGTTCGACCGGGTGCTTATCGAAACCCTGGAAAAGCCCGTGGTCTATGCGGTGCGGGGCAGGCCCATCCTCAACGACGCCATCATGGAGGACGCAATCGCCGCCGGTCTGGACAAGGTTGCAACCCTGATTGACAATGGCGCGGACGCCCCCGGCACCATCTTGTCTTTGTGCAAGCCGGAATTCGTGGAGGCGTTCAACGAGGCGCCGGTCATCATCGCCAAGGGCCAAGGCAATTACGAAACCCTGAACAACGCCGGCCCCAAGGTGTTTTGCCTGCTGCAAATCAAGTGTCCAGTCATCGAACGCGACATGGGCGCGCCCATGGGCGGGATTATCCTAAGGCAAAGCACAGCCTTGTAA
- a CDS encoding sigma-54-dependent transcriptional regulator, with translation MPQEKSLTSQEREFFTLVQKAAIANPFGEQRLSLDLQIASGEGEHHGSHQIDKTLRVLEDQLQALGDSGRDDLNAFSGEDKKLLEDVYLFDFFYRFRKKFDDHIRAQIKTEDKILKLNFAGEAIAVLQSRGFSPSEIKHAIEMGYQLRRAFYFINQSLIGRSQVMKKLRFDLWNNIFTHNLSMYDAYLRGRMEDFSTLLLGETGTGKGTVAAAIGRSGHIPFNMKRRVFTESFTSNFKSINLSQYPENLIESELFGHKKGSFTGAVENHVGVLENCSPHGSILLDEIGEISQPVQIKLLQVLQERFFYPVGSHVKAPFHGRVIGATNQKLNELRSSGKFRDDFFYRLCSDVITVPPLRQRIQEDPLELDDLLSHIVSKTVGKPSPELVDMVKKVIEKNLGPEYPWYGNVRELEQCVRRVLLKKDYGGDKKYAPTDLQSKLAAALETGDMPAQMLMAGYCKLLHARHGTFEEVARRISLDRRTVTKYISEWDQQDEE, from the coding sequence ATGCCCCAAGAAAAAAGCCTGACCTCCCAGGAACGGGAATTTTTTACCCTGGTGCAAAAGGCGGCTATTGCCAATCCTTTTGGAGAACAGAGGCTTAGCCTCGACCTGCAAATAGCATCCGGGGAAGGCGAACACCATGGAAGCCATCAGATAGACAAAACCCTGCGTGTGCTGGAAGACCAGTTGCAGGCTTTGGGAGATTCGGGAAGGGACGACCTGAACGCTTTTTCCGGCGAAGATAAGAAGTTGCTGGAAGACGTGTATCTGTTCGACTTCTTCTACCGGTTCCGCAAAAAGTTCGATGATCACATTCGCGCCCAAATAAAGACGGAAGACAAGATTCTCAAATTGAATTTCGCGGGAGAGGCCATTGCGGTGCTTCAGTCCAGGGGGTTCAGCCCCTCTGAAATCAAGCACGCCATTGAAATGGGCTACCAACTACGCAGGGCGTTTTACTTCATCAATCAAAGCCTGATCGGCCGCAGCCAGGTTATGAAAAAGCTGCGGTTCGACCTGTGGAACAATATTTTTACCCATAACCTGAGCATGTATGACGCCTATCTTCGGGGCAGGATGGAGGATTTCTCCACCCTTCTTTTAGGGGAGACGGGCACGGGCAAGGGAACCGTGGCGGCCGCCATCGGGCGCTCCGGGCACATCCCCTTTAATATGAAACGGCGCGTGTTCACCGAGAGCTTCACCAGCAATTTCAAGTCTATCAATCTTTCGCAATATCCTGAAAACCTTATAGAATCTGAGCTTTTCGGCCATAAAAAGGGGTCATTCACCGGCGCGGTGGAAAATCATGTGGGCGTGTTGGAAAACTGCAGCCCCCACGGGTCCATTCTGCTGGACGAAATCGGAGAAATCAGCCAGCCCGTGCAGATCAAGCTGCTGCAAGTGTTGCAGGAGCGCTTTTTCTATCCCGTGGGCAGCCACGTCAAGGCGCCCTTCCACGGCAGGGTCATTGGCGCCACCAATCAAAAGTTGAACGAGTTGCGTTCCAGCGGCAAGTTCCGGGACGACTTCTTCTACCGCCTGTGTTCGGACGTCATCACCGTGCCGCCCTTGCGCCAGCGCATCCAGGAAGACCCCCTGGAACTGGACGATCTCCTGTCCCACATTGTGAGCAAAACCGTGGGCAAGCCCTCGCCGGAGCTTGTGGACATGGTGAAAAAAGTCATCGAAAAAAACCTGGGGCCGGAGTATCCCTGGTACGGCAACGTCCGCGAGTTGGAGCAATGCGTGCGCCGGGTGCTTTTGAAAAAGGATTACGGCGGAGACAAAAAATATGCGCCCACGGACCTCCAGTCCAAGCTAGCCGCGGCCCTGGAAACAGGAGACATGCCCGCCCAGATGCTCATGGCCGGTTATTGCAAGCTGTTGCACGCGCGCCACGGAACCTTTGAGGAAGTGGCCCGGAGGATCAGCCTGGACCGCCGTACCGTAACCAAATATATCAGCGAGTGGGATCAGCAGGATGAGGAATGA
- a CDS encoding ACP S-malonyltransferase produces the protein MKMQTKAIVFPGQGSQRPGMGKDFFDQCQESARVYEEASDALGWSTADMCFGEEDRLNLTEFAQPCIVTTEIAMLRALESEFGLTAEFWGGHSLGEYTALTAAGVLPLASAVKIVQARGRLMQDACPVGMGAMAAVIGKGLDVQLLSETLNSLPVDLANINSPDQVVISGRADSMEQARQGIEAAFNGAAPRFVPLNVSAPFHSRFMKSIEPSFRQVLEQETGNFKPEGAVGVACNYTGVFHTPNSPAIVDALVSQLSNPVRWTNNMDLLAQAADEIVELGPNRPLRAFFKAMGAACQSITGMTAAKKVFGG, from the coding sequence ATGAAAATGCAGACAAAAGCCATTGTTTTTCCGGGGCAGGGCTCCCAAAGGCCGGGCATGGGCAAGGATTTCTTTGATCAATGCCAGGAAAGCGCCCGGGTTTATGAGGAAGCCTCGGACGCTCTTGGCTGGAGCACGGCGGATATGTGCTTTGGCGAAGAAGACAGGCTTAACCTGACCGAGTTCGCCCAACCCTGCATTGTGACTACGGAAATCGCCATGCTCCGGGCCTTGGAATCGGAGTTCGGCTTGACCGCTGAGTTCTGGGGCGGCCACAGCCTGGGCGAATACACCGCATTGACTGCGGCCGGAGTATTGCCTTTAGCCTCCGCCGTTAAAATCGTGCAAGCCAGGGGAAGGCTGATGCAGGACGCCTGCCCCGTGGGCATGGGCGCCATGGCCGCCGTAATAGGAAAAGGACTGGACGTCCAACTTCTATCCGAAACCCTCAACAGCCTGCCCGTGGATCTGGCCAACATCAATTCTCCGGACCAGGTGGTTATCAGCGGCCGGGCCGACTCCATGGAACAGGCCCGGCAAGGCATCGAGGCCGCCTTTAACGGCGCCGCCCCACGGTTCGTTCCCTTGAACGTAAGCGCTCCCTTTCACAGCCGCTTTATGAAAAGCATCGAACCATCTTTCAGGCAGGTTCTGGAGCAGGAAACGGGCAATTTCAAGCCAGAAGGCGCCGTTGGCGTGGCATGCAACTATACGGGCGTGTTCCATACGCCGAACAGTCCGGCAATTGTTGACGCCCTGGTGAGCCAGTTGAGCAATCCGGTCCGGTGGACTAACAACATGGACCTTTTGGCCCAGGCTGCGGACGAGATCGTGGAGCTTGGCCCCAACCGGCCGTTGCGGGCCTTTTTCAAGGCCATGGGGGCCGCCTGCCAGTCCATTACCGGCATGACCGCCGCGAAAAAAGTTTTTGGAGGATAA
- a CDS encoding SDR family oxidoreductase, with protein MKFDSGYWAIIIGASSGFGLATAKKLASHGMNLCLVHRDRRGAVKNIQPSFDEIAATGVQMLTFNLDALSPEGRAKALDGLAENLGESGSVRLLMHSLAFGNLKLLAPYEASGEPARARAKMADLLGVMPQAVDEAAAGLFAQGCPPIHSLADEAEFNNRFLLEEDDFSRTIHAMGTSLVEWVQDVFNRKMFAADARVLSLTSEGNAVAWRGYAAVSAAKAALESVSRAIAVEFAPYGIRCNVVQPGVTDTPAFRAIPGNPQIEAKALLRNPMGRLTTPQDVANLIFLLCLDEAAWINGSLIPVDGGERIA; from the coding sequence ATGAAATTCGACTCAGGATATTGGGCGATCATAATCGGCGCATCCAGCGGGTTCGGACTGGCCACGGCAAAGAAACTGGCTTCACACGGCATGAACCTGTGCCTGGTCCATCGGGACCGGCGGGGCGCCGTGAAGAACATCCAGCCTTCTTTTGACGAAATCGCCGCAACCGGCGTGCAAATGCTGACCTTCAACCTGGACGCCTTGTCCCCCGAAGGCCGCGCCAAGGCTTTGGACGGGCTGGCGGAAAACCTGGGCGAGTCCGGTTCCGTGCGCCTGCTTATGCATTCCCTGGCCTTCGGCAACCTCAAGCTCCTGGCGCCCTACGAAGCATCGGGAGAGCCCGCCAGGGCCCGCGCCAAGATGGCTGACCTGCTGGGCGTCATGCCCCAGGCCGTGGATGAAGCTGCGGCCGGCCTGTTCGCTCAAGGATGCCCCCCCATCCATTCCCTGGCGGACGAGGCCGAGTTCAACAACCGGTTTTTACTGGAGGAGGACGATTTCTCCCGCACTATCCACGCCATGGGAACCAGCTTGGTGGAATGGGTGCAGGACGTGTTCAACCGAAAGATGTTCGCTGCTGACGCACGGGTGCTGAGCCTAACCTCCGAAGGCAACGCCGTGGCATGGCGGGGATACGCCGCGGTTTCCGCGGCCAAGGCCGCTCTGGAGTCCGTGTCCCGGGCCATCGCCGTGGAGTTCGCCCCCTACGGAATCCGGTGCAACGTGGTTCAGCCGGGCGTCACCGACACCCCGGCGTTCCGGGCCATACCGGGGAATCCCCAAATCGAGGCCAAAGCCTTATTGCGCAATCCCATGGGGCGCCTGACCACACCCCAGGACGTGGCCAACCTGATTTTTCTGCTCTGCCTGGACGAAGCAGCCTGGATCAACGGCAGCCTTATTCCCGTGGACGGCGGAGAAAGGATTGCCTGA
- a CDS encoding 3-oxoacyl-ACP synthase III family protein, which produces MLFIHGMGHYHPENVITNRFLSSLDIGSDEKWIMERVGIKERRTSLDLDYIRLTLNRDVRAASEASICTRAWCGAQAARMALERAGLKPEDVGMVISGSSSPYIVCPAEACSVAAELGVEAPCFDVNSACSTFIVQLCNLAAMRRESLPRFVLVINLEHVTHSVDYSDRNSAPLFGDGAAAAVVSMEEEAPVEFFGAGFFSIPGSWDKAVIPQGKHFFQEGRAVQGYAIRKTTDCLRHLQEQYGAEAPVFRFIGHQANYMMLTHVRQRCNIAEADHWHNVQEFGNVGCSGAPSVLSMSWDKLEPGDHTAMVVVGGGLTYGRAMLRMNGLED; this is translated from the coding sequence ATGCTTTTTATTCACGGCATGGGCCATTATCATCCCGAAAACGTGATCACCAACCGTTTTTTAAGCAGCCTGGATATTGGCAGCGACGAAAAATGGATCATGGAGCGGGTGGGCATCAAGGAACGGCGCACCAGCCTGGATCTGGACTACATCCGCCTCACCCTGAACCGGGACGTCAGGGCCGCATCCGAAGCAAGCATTTGCACCCGCGCTTGGTGCGGCGCCCAGGCCGCCCGCATGGCTTTGGAAAGGGCGGGGTTGAAGCCCGAAGACGTGGGCATGGTGATTTCCGGATCGTCCAGCCCATACATCGTGTGCCCGGCGGAGGCGTGCTCCGTGGCCGCCGAACTGGGTGTGGAAGCCCCTTGCTTTGACGTCAATTCCGCGTGCAGCACGTTCATCGTTCAATTATGCAACCTGGCCGCCATGCGCAGGGAAAGCCTGCCCCGGTTCGTCCTGGTCATCAACCTGGAGCACGTAACTCATTCCGTGGATTATTCGGACCGCAACTCCGCCCCCTTGTTCGGAGACGGCGCGGCGGCGGCCGTGGTTTCCATGGAAGAGGAGGCCCCGGTGGAGTTTTTCGGCGCCGGGTTTTTCTCCATACCAGGATCCTGGGACAAAGCCGTCATTCCCCAGGGCAAGCATTTTTTTCAGGAAGGCCGGGCCGTCCAGGGATACGCCATCCGCAAAACCACGGATTGCCTGCGCCATCTGCAGGAGCAATACGGGGCCGAAGCGCCGGTCTTTCGCTTCATAGGGCATCAGGCCAATTACATGATGCTCACCCATGTTCGCCAACGCTGCAATATTGCGGAGGCGGATCATTGGCATAACGTTCAGGAGTTCGGAAACGTCGGATGCAGCGGCGCCCCTTCCGTGTTGAGCATGAGCTGGGACAAGCTGGAGCCCGGAGACCACACGGCCATGGTCGTGGTGGGCGGAGGCCTGACTTACGGCCGCGCCATGCTGCGGATGAACGGTTTGGAGGATTAA
- a CDS encoding 3-hydroxyacyl-ACP dehydratase FabZ family protein, producing the protein MQPDKELREQILELIPQQAPFRFVDEILEVDGDRIVGTYRFKEDEFFYPGHFPGASITPGVILIETMAQTGAVGHGIYLMMQKGMSLDEIKSQVTVFSLADQVEFFIMVPPGTRVIVTGEKMFYRRGALRSSVAMAAEDGKPICRGILTGTGVRLNG; encoded by the coding sequence ATGCAGCCTGATAAAGAGCTGAGAGAGCAAATACTGGAGCTTATCCCCCAGCAGGCGCCGTTCCGGTTTGTGGACGAAATCCTGGAAGTGGACGGGGATCGGATTGTGGGGACGTACCGATTCAAGGAAGACGAGTTTTTCTACCCCGGGCATTTTCCCGGCGCCTCCATCACCCCCGGGGTGATTCTGATCGAAACCATGGCCCAGACCGGCGCCGTGGGCCACGGCATTTATCTCATGATGCAAAAGGGCATGTCCCTGGACGAGATCAAAAGCCAGGTGACCGTGTTTTCCCTGGCCGATCAGGTGGAGTTTTTCATCATGGTTCCTCCGGGAACCCGGGTGATCGTCACCGGCGAAAAAATGTTCTACCGCCGGGGCGCTCTGCGGTCCAGCGTGGCCATGGCTGCCGAGGACGGAAAGCCCATTTGCCGGGGAATTCTTACGGGAACGGGAGTGCGTTTAAATGGATAG
- a CDS encoding beta-ketoacyl-[acyl-carrier-protein] synthase family protein: protein MDSRGVVITGLGVVSPIGNDVGEFMESLKQGRSGVCFLQELAELKFSCCIAGTPKNFEKARERHFNERQASLMTEATAYAAVAALDAWRDAGLEIPEPDSPVDWDTGAIIGTGIGDMETIAQRIVPMVNDKKVRRMGSRIVEQVMNSGASAKVSGILGLGAQATANSSACSTGTEAVAEAVWKIRAGLAKRMVVGGTEGPSPYTWSGFDAMKVLPRKFNDRPETASRPMSATAAGFVPGAGAGILILEDEQTALERGARIYAKVAGVHVNCGGQRNGGAMTAPNNQGVRRCIHGALQDAGVQPKDIDSISGHLTATFADPIEVQNWAKALGVAPGDFPLINSVKSMTGHCLGAAGAVESIAAALELHHGFLHPSINCEDIHPEIAPFEEKVVRKYTDYPELQCLAKASFGFGDVNSCLVFTKWNA from the coding sequence ATGGATAGTCGCGGAGTCGTCATAACGGGCCTGGGCGTTGTCAGCCCTATCGGAAACGATGTCGGGGAGTTTATGGAATCCTTGAAACAGGGTAGGTCGGGAGTTTGCTTCCTGCAGGAACTGGCGGAGCTCAAGTTTTCATGCTGCATCGCCGGAACGCCCAAGAATTTTGAAAAGGCGCGGGAAAGGCATTTTAATGAACGGCAGGCGTCCCTCATGACCGAGGCCACCGCCTACGCCGCCGTCGCCGCACTGGACGCATGGCGGGACGCCGGACTGGAAATCCCTGAGCCGGACAGCCCCGTGGATTGGGACACCGGCGCCATCATCGGCACCGGAATAGGAGACATGGAAACCATCGCCCAGCGGATCGTGCCCATGGTCAACGATAAAAAAGTGCGCCGCATGGGCAGCCGGATCGTGGAGCAGGTCATGAACTCCGGCGCCAGCGCCAAGGTTTCGGGGATTTTGGGCCTGGGCGCCCAGGCCACGGCCAATTCTTCCGCGTGCAGCACCGGGACCGAAGCCGTGGCCGAGGCGGTCTGGAAAATCCGGGCCGGCCTTGCCAAACGCATGGTCGTAGGCGGGACCGAAGGCCCTTCCCCCTATACCTGGAGCGGGTTTGACGCCATGAAGGTGCTGCCCAGGAAGTTCAATGACCGCCCCGAAACGGCGTCCCGCCCCATGAGCGCCACGGCCGCCGGATTTGTGCCCGGCGCGGGCGCGGGAATACTTATCCTGGAAGACGAACAGACCGCCCTGGAGCGCGGCGCCCGGATTTACGCCAAAGTGGCGGGCGTTCACGTGAATTGCGGCGGACAAAGAAACGGCGGCGCCATGACCGCCCCCAACAATCAAGGCGTGCGTCGATGCATACACGGGGCTTTGCAGGACGCGGGCGTGCAGCCCAAGGATATCGATTCCATATCCGGGCATTTGACCGCCACATTCGCAGACCCCATCGAAGTGCAAAACTGGGCGAAAGCCCTGGGAGTCGCACCGGGCGACTTTCCCTTAATCAACTCCGTCAAGTCCATGACCGGGCATTGCCTGGGCGCGGCGGGCGCCGTGGAATCCATTGCGGCTGCCCTGGAGTTGCACCACGGGTTTTTGCATCCCTCCATCAACTGCGAGGACATACACCCGGAAATAGCCCCCTTTGAGGAAAAGGTAGTTAGAAAATACACGGACTATCCCGAACTGCAATGCCTGGCGAAAGCCAGCTTCGGATTCGGGGATGTGAACAGTTGTCTTGTGTTCACAAAATGGAATGCCTAA
- a CDS encoding phosphopantetheine-binding protein, producing MELQQVFDKMVEILKPFVKDPAALANADKDTHLIDDLKVNSARMVDIIIESEDAFEVEIDDDEADSIETIGDAVRVIMGKMDPVANPS from the coding sequence ATGGAACTGCAACAAGTATTTGATAAAATGGTCGAAATTCTCAAACCTTTCGTGAAGGATCCGGCCGCCCTGGCAAACGCCGACAAGGACACCCACCTGATCGACGATCTCAAGGTCAATTCCGCCCGCATGGTGGATATCATCATCGAGTCGGAAGACGCTTTTGAGGTGGAAATCGACGACGACGAAGCAGACTCCATTGAAACCATCGGCGACGCCGTCCGCGTCATCATGGGCAAGATGGATCCCGTAGCCAACCCCAGCTAA
- a CDS encoding response regulator: MILNSIRTRIILVVGLSVGIMLAAVWTFAAVSLRQAAIDSAQNQYIETSRQYASRIKTQINVALGVSQALANTLSCFNISKTSATIGRDAANEVILKILKENPQFLGLRTVWEPDGFDGMDVMHKGREGHNEEGRFIPFWFRDGLGRFHLEKAPVDDSDPFCPYERIKAARKSILTKPHFQPLGSLKSSHFSVATPIIFNGSFRGVVGVVFNAETVAEVLWDAHKANPKAHFFVVDRTGEVLAGSAKADGLEKNILGSNSTSILSMAKISMDHSFLSFGHNNLNAIIPIQFSGDLSEWFLLCQVSKNEILKRPNRNMGILLAIGAGLAFLTILFVYYAASKITRPIITLTELVKDAGKGNLKLQPAIKGPNEIAELTSSFYRMIEERDQALQEILDAKQELELSNQQLENLVENANKLAVEAELANMAKGVFLANMSHEIRTPMNGVIGMGELLMETRLNSEQTEYVERINSSAQALLRVINDILDYSKIDADKLDLEVIEFNLRNTVEGVADVISVPAEEKGVEAACLIHHDVPLWLKGDPGRLRQILMNLSGNAVKFTEKGEVVIRVSLDSEDEETAVIRFEVRDSGIGIPPDVQKTLFTPFTQADSSTTRKHGGTGLGLAISKKLSELMGGEIGLTSEEGKGSTFWFTAVLPKSRKAPREELSVKDLQGKRVLVVDDVETNRIILREMLRGWKSRTEEAPDGEQALAWLDKAYTENDPFDLAILDMQMPDMDGAALGSRILDDPRFKNITLVMLTSMGMRGDAQAMEKLGFHAYLTKPIKQAQLFDALSCTMGACSGEEAGGARSIVTPYTSEETQKIHILLADDNDINQKVASTNLIKMGHSVVMANNGKEALDAIVKGEQYDLILMDGQMPIMDGMEATRKIRQFEAAHKVKRTPIVALTAHAMTGDREKFIEAGMDDYLTKPLQRDALTKVIQNVATSKKGSYSTQTASTEPQKNAVQKVEAPLIKQEASAQEEPAPFLQPEEEAPPPLDMEAALEIMGGDQELLDDCLKTFMDDMGDSMGNIAASLKSQDAEALQAAAHKYKGTLKYICADIASDLAFQLETMGKNDELAGADGILAALETETQRIKQFIVGHFG; this comes from the coding sequence ATGATCCTAAATTCCATAAGAACTCGCATTATTTTAGTTGTGGGCTTGAGTGTGGGAATCATGCTGGCTGCGGTCTGGACCTTTGCCGCCGTTTCCCTCAGGCAGGCGGCGATTGATTCCGCCCAAAATCAGTATATCGAAACATCCCGGCAATACGCATCCCGGATAAAAACGCAAATCAATGTGGCGCTGGGAGTGAGCCAAGCGCTGGCCAACACCTTGTCTTGCTTTAACATCTCCAAGACTTCGGCGACTATCGGCCGTGACGCAGCCAACGAAGTCATTTTAAAGATCCTCAAGGAAAATCCCCAGTTCCTGGGTTTGCGCACCGTCTGGGAGCCTGACGGTTTTGACGGCATGGATGTGATGCATAAAGGCCGTGAGGGCCACAATGAAGAAGGACGATTCATTCCTTTCTGGTTTCGTGACGGGCTAGGGAGATTTCACCTGGAAAAAGCGCCCGTTGATGACAGCGATCCATTCTGTCCTTACGAAAGAATAAAGGCCGCCAGGAAAAGCATATTAACAAAACCGCATTTCCAACCGTTGGGCAGTTTGAAGAGCAGCCATTTTTCCGTAGCCACGCCTATTATTTTCAATGGATCTTTTCGGGGTGTGGTTGGAGTGGTCTTTAACGCCGAAACGGTTGCGGAAGTGCTTTGGGATGCGCACAAAGCCAATCCCAAAGCCCACTTTTTTGTGGTTGATCGAACCGGAGAAGTCTTGGCGGGAAGCGCAAAAGCCGACGGCCTGGAAAAAAATATCCTGGGATCAAATAGCACCAGTATTCTTTCCATGGCAAAAATTTCCATGGATCATAGCTTTCTCTCTTTTGGCCACAATAATCTTAACGCCATCATTCCAATCCAGTTTTCAGGCGATTTAAGCGAATGGTTTCTCTTGTGTCAGGTTTCAAAAAACGAAATCCTTAAAAGACCCAACCGAAATATGGGCATTTTGCTTGCCATAGGCGCCGGCCTGGCTTTTTTAACCATCCTGTTTGTATATTATGCGGCCTCAAAAATAACCAGGCCGATCATCACGTTGACTGAATTGGTCAAGGACGCAGGCAAGGGTAATCTGAAACTCCAACCCGCCATAAAGGGCCCCAATGAGATTGCGGAACTGACGTCCAGCTTTTACCGCATGATTGAGGAACGGGACCAAGCCCTCCAGGAAATACTGGACGCCAAGCAGGAGCTGGAGTTGTCCAACCAGCAATTGGAAAACCTGGTGGAGAACGCCAACAAACTGGCTGTGGAAGCGGAATTGGCCAATATGGCCAAGGGGGTGTTCCTGGCCAATATGAGCCACGAAATCCGCACGCCCATGAACGGGGTTATCGGCATGGGCGAATTACTCATGGAAACCCGGCTGAATTCCGAACAAACGGAATATGTTGAAAGGATCAATTCCAGCGCCCAGGCCCTGCTCCGGGTGATCAACGACATCCTGGACTACTCAAAGATCGATGCCGACAAGCTGGATTTGGAAGTCATCGAGTTCAATCTCCGCAACACGGTGGAAGGGGTTGCGGACGTTATTTCCGTGCCCGCGGAGGAAAAGGGCGTGGAAGCCGCTTGTCTGATTCACCATGACGTCCCTCTGTGGCTTAAGGGAGACCCGGGCAGGCTTCGCCAGATCCTGATGAATCTTTCCGGCAACGCGGTCAAATTCACGGAAAAGGGAGAGGTGGTCATCCGGGTGTCTTTGGATTCCGAGGATGAAGAAACCGCGGTCATCCGTTTTGAAGTCCGGGACTCGGGGATAGGCATTCCGCCGGACGTCCAAAAAACATTGTTCACCCCCTTCACCCAGGCGGACTCCTCCACAACCCGCAAGCACGGCGGCACGGGGCTCGGCCTGGCCATCTCAAAAAAGCTGTCCGAATTGATGGGCGGGGAGATAGGACTGACAAGCGAGGAAGGAAAAGGCTCCACGTTCTGGTTTACCGCTGTTCTGCCAAAATCCAGGAAGGCCCCGAGAGAAGAACTGTCTGTGAAAGATCTTCAGGGCAAACGGGTTTTGGTGGTGGACGATGTGGAAACCAACCGGATAATCCTGCGGGAAATGCTTCGGGGATGGAAAAGCCGTACGGAAGAAGCCCCCGACGGAGAGCAAGCCCTTGCATGGCTTGACAAAGCCTATACAGAAAACGACCCCTTTGATTTGGCCATCCTGGACATGCAAATGCCGGACATGGACGGAGCCGCATTGGGGAGCCGCATTTTAGATGATCCCAGATTCAAGAACATCACCCTGGTCATGCTTACCTCCATGGGTATGCGGGGCGACGCCCAGGCCATGGAAAAGCTGGGGTTTCACGCTTATCTGACCAAACCCATCAAGCAGGCGCAGTTATTTGACGCTTTGTCTTGCACCATGGGCGCCTGCTCCGGCGAAGAGGCGGGTGGCGCCAGAAGCATCGTCACGCCCTACACCTCCGAAGAAACCCAAAAAATCCATATTCTTTTGGCGGACGACAACGACATCAACCAAAAGGTCGCCTCAACCAATCTTATAAAAATGGGGCATAGCGTGGTTATGGCCAATAACGGCAAGGAAGCCCTGGACGCCATCGTCAAAGGGGAGCAATACGACCTGATTCTCATGGACGGCCAGATGCCGATCATGGACGGCATGGAAGCCACCCGAAAAATCAGACAATTTGAAGCCGCTCACAAGGTGAAAAGGACGCCCATTGTCGCCCTGACCGCCCACGCCATGACCGGGGACCGGGAAAAATTCATCGAAGCCGGGATGGACGACTACCTGACAAAGCCATTACAAAGAGACGCCCTGACCAAAGTCATCCAAAATGTGGCGACAAGCAAAAAAGGCAGCTATTCAACGCAAACAGCGAGCACGGAGCCGCAAAAAAACGCCGTCCAAAAAGTGGAAGCGCCTTTAATAAAGCAGGAAGCCTCCGCCCAGGAAGAGCCCGCCCCGTTCCTCCAGCCTGAAGAAGAAGCGCCTCCGCCCCTGGACATGGAGGCCGCTTTGGAAATCATGGGAGGGGACCAGGAACTCCTGGACGACTGCCTGAAAACCTTTATGGATGATATGGGCGACTCGATGGGCAATATTGCCGCCAGCCTAAAATCTCAGGACGCCGAAGCCTTGCAGGCCGCAGCCCATAAATACAAAGGAACCTTGAAATACATCTGCGCCGACATTGCTTCCGACCTGGCCTTTCAGTTGGAAACCATGGGGAAGAATGACGAACTCGCCGGCGCCGACGGCATCCTGGCGGCCCTGGAAACCGAAACCCAACGCATCAAGCAATTCATTGTCGGGCATTTTGGATAA